From a single Fulvivirga ulvae genomic region:
- a CDS encoding Crp/Fnr family transcriptional regulator produces the protein MINPFKKTFTAQEHNMFVFLAKIRLFSNLNYKQMSLFLPFMHERKYVQDEVVFFRNDPSHALYLLKKGEVSLNIDVNEDFESLTRVQAGVALGESCLLKDAKRLLNAFVSSETAEFYVIPQDNIFDIFENNTKVKVKMLESLAEIYNEYNSNLFKAYKSSLGFFNLSQVYRG, from the coding sequence ATGATTAATCCCTTCAAAAAAACTTTCACGGCCCAGGAGCATAACATGTTCGTATTTCTCGCAAAGATCAGGTTGTTCTCCAATCTGAATTATAAGCAGATGTCACTCTTCCTTCCTTTTATGCATGAGAGAAAATATGTGCAGGATGAGGTGGTTTTCTTTAGAAATGATCCAAGCCATGCACTTTATTTACTCAAGAAAGGGGAAGTCTCTCTTAATATAGACGTAAACGAAGACTTTGAAAGCCTCACCCGGGTACAGGCCGGTGTGGCATTAGGCGAAAGTTGCCTTTTAAAAGACGCGAAAAGGCTGCTCAATGCATTTGTGAGTTCGGAAACCGCTGAGTTCTATGTTATACCCCAGGACAACATCTTCGATATATTTGAAAACAATACCAAGGTTAAGGTGAAAATGCTGGAATCACTCGCCGAAATATATAACGAATACAACTCTAATCTCTTCAAGGCATACAAGTCTTCCTTGGGCTTCTTTAACCTGAGCCAGGTTTACCGGGGATGA
- a CDS encoding DUF3052 domain-containing protein, whose amino-acid sequence MPKSMAGYSQTPLVKKLGLKEGYKLVLINQPDYYFNLLDDLPDVQLADENEQADFLHFFTKDIEELKGRLPVLKSRMKKNGTLWISWPKKASKVPTTVDESLVRAIGLDTGLVDVKICAVDEVWSGLKFMYRIKDR is encoded by the coding sequence ATGCCCAAATCAATGGCCGGATACTCCCAAACCCCTCTTGTAAAGAAGCTCGGTCTAAAAGAAGGGTACAAGTTGGTGCTGATCAATCAGCCTGATTATTACTTCAATCTTTTGGACGATTTACCAGATGTACAACTGGCAGATGAAAACGAGCAGGCCGATTTTCTCCACTTTTTTACGAAAGACATCGAAGAGCTAAAGGGTCGGCTCCCCGTATTGAAAAGCCGGATGAAGAAGAATGGAACCCTATGGATTTCGTGGCCCAAAAAAGCATCCAAGGTACCCACAACAGTTGATGAAAGTTTAGTGAGAGCCATCGGACTGGATACAGGTCTGGTAGATGTTAAAATATGTGCGGTGGATGAGGTATGGTCAGGGCTCAAGTTTATGTACCGAATAAAAGACAGATGA
- a CDS encoding sigma-54-dependent transcriptional regulator — MTKQQGRILIVDDDEIILLTAKMFLEQYFSEVNTLGIPNNIPDELRKQTYDVVLLDMNFKQGETSGKEGLKWLKEILEIAPETSVLLMTAYGEVNLAVEAMKEGAVDFIVKPWQNERLLATVQTALKLSEQQKQVRHLKSQQEILSSSADHQAGDIIGNSKAIREVFTIINKVAKTDADVLILGENGTGKEVAARAIHRQSNRADQVFISVDLGSISENLFESELFGHKKGAFTDAKEDRTGRFEAASGGTLFLDEIGNLSPALQAKLLTVLQSRKIIKVGTNHPIEVDVRVICATNSNLHNMVNEGTFREDLLYRINTVECTIPPLRKRTEDIPLLTKYFLEIYCKKYNKQKLYMPEGVIKRLQKYNWPGNIRELQHAIERAVIMSDGNELQSRDFSLPGDVQKEEQLFENYNLENLEAWAIKNAIKKYNGNISHAAKELGLSRGAMYRRMEKYGI, encoded by the coding sequence ATGACGAAACAACAAGGGCGCATATTAATTGTTGATGATGATGAGATCATTTTGCTGACGGCGAAAATGTTCCTGGAGCAATATTTCTCGGAGGTAAATACCTTAGGTATTCCGAATAACATACCTGATGAACTACGCAAGCAAACCTATGATGTGGTACTGCTGGATATGAATTTTAAGCAGGGCGAGACCTCCGGAAAAGAAGGTTTGAAATGGCTGAAAGAAATCCTTGAGATAGCACCGGAAACCAGCGTACTACTCATGACAGCATACGGCGAAGTCAATCTGGCTGTGGAGGCAATGAAGGAAGGTGCCGTGGACTTTATTGTTAAACCCTGGCAAAACGAACGGCTTTTGGCTACTGTACAAACTGCTTTAAAGCTATCTGAACAGCAAAAGCAGGTGCGCCATCTCAAGTCGCAGCAGGAGATACTTTCCTCTTCGGCTGATCATCAGGCTGGTGACATTATCGGCAATTCCAAAGCTATAAGAGAGGTATTCACTATTATTAACAAGGTGGCAAAAACCGATGCAGACGTTCTTATTCTTGGTGAGAATGGTACTGGAAAAGAGGTAGCCGCAAGGGCCATCCACCGCCAGTCTAACAGGGCAGACCAGGTGTTTATCAGCGTTGACCTGGGTTCTATTTCTGAGAACCTTTTTGAAAGCGAACTTTTTGGCCATAAAAAAGGTGCCTTTACCGATGCCAAAGAAGACCGGACAGGACGATTCGAAGCAGCATCTGGGGGAACCTTGTTTCTGGATGAAATCGGCAATCTTTCACCGGCACTACAGGCCAAACTACTCACTGTGCTACAAAGCAGAAAGATCATAAAAGTCGGCACAAACCACCCTATAGAAGTTGATGTAAGGGTGATTTGCGCTACCAACAGCAACCTGCATAATATGGTCAACGAGGGTACTTTCAGAGAGGACTTGCTTTACCGCATCAATACTGTTGAATGTACAATCCCACCTTTAAGGAAACGAACCGAAGACATTCCATTACTTACCAAATACTTTTTAGAAATATATTGCAAAAAGTATAACAAGCAAAAGCTCTATATGCCGGAAGGTGTCATCAAAAGACTGCAGAAGTATAACTGGCCAGGCAACATCCGGGAACTGCAACATGCCATAGAGCGGGCAGTGATCATGAGCGATGGCAACGAACTGCAAAGCCGGGACTTTTCCCTTCCCGGAGATGTCCAAAAGGAGGAACAGTTGTTTGAAAACTATAATCTGGAAAATCTTGAGGCCTGGGCAATCAAAAACGCGATCAAAAAGTACAATGGCAACATCAGCCATGCTGCCAAAGAACTGGGGCTCTCTCGGGGTGCCATGTATAGAAGAATGGAAAAATATGGAATATAA
- a CDS encoding DinB family protein, protein MKEIINKTLIHALDGYNSHLPAKAVLEGLTAKMAGASLPGAPYTIWQLIGHINFWQVRFIAHLKGQKLTDVPLLEDGWPCDKSPADEDELWAAIQALLDGIEEARQLLEGGADLKHPPNYDSGYDVIISMASHLSYHLGQVMTLRRMLGDYPPPSGGYIW, encoded by the coding sequence ATGAAAGAGATTATCAACAAAACCCTGATCCATGCGCTTGATGGCTATAACAGTCACCTCCCGGCCAAAGCTGTGCTGGAAGGCCTGACAGCAAAAATGGCCGGAGCCTCTTTGCCAGGTGCTCCTTATACCATATGGCAGCTCATCGGACACATAAACTTTTGGCAGGTACGCTTTATTGCACACCTCAAAGGTCAAAAGCTGACAGATGTACCCCTGCTAGAAGACGGATGGCCATGTGACAAATCGCCTGCGGATGAGGATGAGCTATGGGCAGCCATCCAGGCCCTGCTTGACGGAATCGAAGAGGCCAGGCAGTTACTTGAAGGCGGCGCAGACCTGAAACATCCGCCCAATTATGACAGCGGTTATGATGTAATCATCTCTATGGCCTCCCACCTTTCCTACCACCTGGGGCAGGTCATGACTCTGAGGAGAATGCTGGGTGATTACCCCCCTCCATCAGGTGGCTATATATGGTAG
- a CDS encoding MASE1 domain-containing protein: MANNTTMNAISLKPFATLKKSNDLKIVVVSVLYYASAQFGLWLSFGETKTIPLWPPAGLALALLIILKHRTWPAITIGSLIAVAMVFLHLGITFSFSVVMAMVIIAIGNTLEALFGHFLIRKLIRVRNPFLKTTHVFIFLLVALLMCTLGSGISMLSMWSNHIITSEATISTFSSLWLSNVVSVLIITPFVISWTANFKIEINWQRIVEGIIFIGALALIVMCLQLDTISSTIEKSVPFLIMPFLLWLGFRFNLQTTMTGILIASLLAIYFTLHNEGPFVLNTEANSRLILQVFIGVISISTIILYATVNERTVAQKAIEKFNEQLETKVKERTQELHDEIQMRKKIEEKTRISNSKLRKANIELDNFVYSVSHDLRAPIASVLGLVNLAKKEEDITMMKKYLAMVAESAERQDTFIKDILDLSRNARLEVDSERIEFEEMINEIFDQLKYSSGEKQILKDIDIRQDVPFSSDKKRLKVIFNNLISNAIRYSNHTDPYIKIDIAVDNVTARININDNGRGIPKDHLKNVFKMFYRATDDNAGSGLGLYIVKETVDKLRGNVALNSVEKKGTTVNLEIPNLSDN; the protein is encoded by the coding sequence TTGGCAAATAACACTACCATGAATGCCATTTCATTAAAACCTTTTGCCACGCTGAAAAAAAGCAATGACCTAAAGATTGTCGTTGTTTCAGTTCTTTATTACGCATCTGCCCAGTTTGGTTTGTGGCTATCCTTTGGTGAGACCAAAACCATTCCCCTATGGCCTCCGGCAGGCCTGGCCTTAGCGCTGCTTATCATTCTTAAGCACCGAACCTGGCCTGCAATAACGATAGGGTCGCTTATTGCCGTTGCTATGGTGTTTCTCCATCTCGGTATTACTTTTTCATTTTCTGTGGTTATGGCGATGGTCATTATAGCTATAGGAAATACCCTGGAAGCACTTTTTGGCCATTTCCTTATCCGAAAGCTGATCAGGGTCCGCAACCCTTTTTTAAAAACGACACATGTATTTATCTTCCTTTTAGTCGCGTTGCTCATGTGTACATTGGGTTCAGGAATATCCATGCTTAGCATGTGGTCTAACCATATTATTACCTCAGAAGCAACCATCTCTACATTCTCCAGCCTGTGGCTAAGCAATGTGGTCAGTGTACTGATTATCACCCCATTTGTAATTTCATGGACTGCCAATTTTAAGATAGAGATCAACTGGCAGCGTATTGTTGAGGGTATAATTTTCATTGGTGCCCTGGCCCTGATAGTTATGTGCCTTCAATTAGACACTATCTCATCAACCATAGAAAAGTCCGTTCCGTTTTTAATTATGCCTTTCTTGCTTTGGTTAGGTTTCAGGTTTAACCTCCAAACCACCATGACCGGTATATTGATAGCCTCCCTTCTGGCCATATATTTCACCCTTCACAACGAAGGGCCTTTTGTGCTGAACACAGAAGCCAATTCCAGATTGATCCTTCAGGTGTTTATAGGGGTAATCAGTATCTCCACTATCATTCTTTATGCTACGGTGAACGAAAGAACCGTTGCCCAAAAGGCCATAGAGAAGTTCAACGAACAACTGGAAACAAAGGTAAAAGAGCGTACCCAGGAGCTGCATGACGAGATCCAGATGCGTAAAAAAATTGAGGAAAAAACAAGGATTTCAAACAGCAAGTTACGCAAGGCCAATATTGAACTCGACAATTTTGTCTACAGTGTTTCCCACGATTTACGCGCACCTATTGCTTCCGTACTCGGGCTGGTCAACTTGGCGAAAAAGGAAGAAGATATCACCATGATGAAAAAATACCTCGCCATGGTGGCCGAAAGTGCCGAACGTCAGGACACATTTATTAAAGATATACTTGACCTCTCGAGAAACGCAAGGCTTGAAGTAGATAGTGAAAGAATTGAGTTTGAAGAAATGATCAATGAAATTTTTGATCAACTAAAATACAGCTCGGGAGAAAAGCAAATACTAAAGGATATTGACATCAGGCAGGACGTGCCTTTCAGCTCTGATAAAAAACGGCTAAAAGTCATCTTCAACAATCTTATTTCCAACGCCATCAGATACAGTAACCACACTGACCCCTACATTAAAATAGATATTGCTGTGGATAATGTAACGGCAAGGATCAATATTAATGACAATGGCCGAGGCATACCCAAAGACCACCTGAAAAATGTTTTCAAAATGTTTTATCGTGCCACGGATGACAATGCCGGGTCGGGTTTAGGGCTTTATATTGTTAAGGAGACAGTTGACAAGCTCCGGGGTAACGTGGCACTAAATTCGGTTGAGAAAAAAGGTACTACTGTAAACCTGGAAATACCGAACCTGTCAGACAACTAA
- a CDS encoding transposase, producing the protein MRDYHSKFEEEKYYHIYNRGNNGENIFVSDDNYKYFLRKWGQYIAPFTQTLAYCLMPNHFHFFVKVNPQGSGNETEVDINLVLESQFKKLFSSYALSYNKQQNRHGSLFEKRFKRIQVNSDDYFSKIVHYIHNNPIHHHFVSDYNVWKYSSFKAITSDRPSLLSKDEAIDWFGGKEEFSKFHEVQLDYGEIKDLMVD; encoded by the coding sequence ATGAGAGATTATCACTCAAAGTTTGAGGAGGAAAAATACTATCACATCTATAACAGAGGTAATAACGGAGAGAACATATTTGTGAGTGATGATAACTATAAATATTTTCTTCGGAAATGGGGACAATATATAGCTCCTTTTACTCAGACACTGGCATATTGCCTGATGCCAAACCACTTCCATTTTTTTGTAAAAGTTAATCCTCAGGGATCTGGAAACGAAACTGAGGTTGATATTAATTTAGTACTTGAAAGTCAGTTTAAAAAGCTGTTTAGCAGTTATGCGCTTTCATATAACAAGCAACAAAACCGGCACGGAAGCCTTTTCGAAAAACGTTTTAAAAGGATTCAGGTCAATTCTGATGACTATTTTTCAAAAATCGTTCACTATATACATAACAACCCAATCCATCACCACTTTGTATCTGATTATAATGTTTGGAAATACTCCTCATTTAAGGCAATAACCTCTGACCGGCCGTCTTTACTGTCTAAGGATGAGGCAATTGATTGGTTTGGAGGTAAAGAAGAATTCTCTAAATTCCATGAGGTACAACTTGATTATGGAGAGATAAAGGATTTGATGGTAGATTAA
- a CDS encoding ABC transporter permease translates to MIKNYLKITFRNIMRNKLFAAINILGLSVSLACCLLLFLYTSEQLSYDQHHGKRLVRITSHMSQKGGQKIDMGSSSVPIAPVIDAEIPEIKNSIRVLLPAIFGSKDLIKYEGEAFYIEGGVVTDSDFFDVLKYKFVKGNASQSFPHHNAIVLEQKTAERIFGSEEPVGKMIKLNSLTGVHDYEVTAVFDAEAYPTHLKPTYVISMENTIWKPFIKRFDVNWVGNNLVYTYLELDTRADATAVEGKIHEIFTKNGGAEMKELGFSKEMHLQPIEDVHTSTGFEMDIVQGKSLVFIQVLMTIGVLILVLACVNYINLATAQAGNRALEVGIRKVMGVTSKGLILQFLGESFIIVFVSLLFSILFAEMALPVFNQLVNDPIALTSASLWTIGKYLLMFLVVTGLLAGLYPAFYLASFKPAQVLKGKNKDKGTAALLRKGLVVFQFVISIALISSIIVISEQVDFIQSKDLGFDRNTKVVIPLSTDEAASSYQVLKQKFTKNAQVSNATGAESVPGSPILSDILVYKKGQTMDDAVRVYRNPVEHNYFQLFDIELLAGKYFDGPERDTVVSKVILNKTAADRLGYTPEEAIGEMLYFDFRDMEFQYRIVGVVHDIHQVSLHDEIYPMIFQLSYGSRTSNIVLDVNTDNYQQLLSTLESDWKQVLPDTPFEYSTLEDHLDRQYAADSNTFDLIKYFAVISVIISCLGLYALSMFFAERRFKEIGVRKALGAEVKDILFMVSGDLSKLIIIAFVLSVPISIYGMNLWLETFAYRITPGVGTYLLAGCISIFIGWVTISYQSIRAARTNPVHVLKDE, encoded by the coding sequence ATGATAAAAAATTACCTTAAGATCACCTTTAGAAATATTATGCGAAACAAGCTTTTCGCAGCTATAAATATTTTAGGACTTTCCGTAAGTCTGGCTTGTTGTCTGCTTTTATTCCTCTATACATCGGAGCAACTCAGCTATGATCAGCATCATGGCAAAAGATTGGTGAGGATAACTTCGCACATGTCTCAAAAAGGCGGACAAAAAATTGATATGGGCTCATCCTCCGTGCCTATCGCTCCTGTTATTGATGCGGAAATACCTGAAATAAAAAATTCGATCAGGGTATTGCTCCCGGCTATTTTCGGCAGTAAGGATCTTATTAAGTATGAAGGTGAGGCTTTTTATATTGAAGGAGGCGTGGTTACGGATTCTGATTTCTTTGATGTACTGAAGTATAAATTTGTCAAGGGCAATGCCTCACAATCATTTCCACATCATAATGCTATAGTGCTGGAACAGAAGACTGCTGAAAGGATATTTGGTAGTGAAGAGCCGGTAGGTAAGATGATCAAACTGAACAGCCTGACCGGGGTTCATGACTATGAAGTTACGGCAGTATTTGACGCTGAAGCTTATCCCACTCATTTGAAACCCACCTATGTGATCTCAATGGAAAATACAATATGGAAACCATTCATTAAGCGGTTTGATGTCAATTGGGTTGGTAATAACTTGGTTTATACTTACCTGGAGCTCGATACAAGGGCAGATGCTACCGCTGTTGAAGGAAAAATCCACGAAATATTTACGAAAAACGGTGGAGCCGAGATGAAAGAGCTTGGCTTTTCAAAGGAAATGCATCTCCAGCCTATTGAAGATGTACATACATCGACCGGTTTTGAGATGGACATTGTTCAGGGGAAAAGCCTTGTTTTTATACAGGTATTAATGACGATCGGGGTGTTAATCCTTGTTTTGGCGTGTGTCAATTACATCAATCTGGCAACGGCCCAGGCTGGAAACAGGGCGCTGGAAGTTGGTATCCGTAAGGTGATGGGAGTGACCTCCAAAGGACTTATTCTCCAGTTTTTAGGAGAGTCGTTTATCATCGTGTTCGTCTCATTATTGTTTAGCATCCTCTTTGCCGAAATGGCTCTGCCCGTATTTAACCAATTGGTAAACGATCCCATAGCCCTGACGTCAGCTAGTTTATGGACTATTGGCAAATACCTCCTTATGTTTTTAGTGGTTACAGGTTTGCTGGCAGGTCTTTACCCGGCCTTCTACCTGGCTTCGTTTAAACCTGCCCAGGTACTGAAAGGCAAAAATAAAGACAAAGGCACCGCAGCATTGCTCAGGAAAGGATTGGTTGTTTTTCAGTTTGTGATCTCCATAGCCCTCATCAGCTCCATAATAGTTATTTCAGAGCAGGTTGATTTTATTCAAAGTAAAGATCTGGGGTTTGATAGAAATACTAAAGTAGTAATTCCGCTCTCGACTGATGAGGCTGCCTCCAGTTACCAGGTTTTAAAACAAAAGTTTACTAAAAACGCTCAGGTCAGTAATGCTACAGGTGCAGAATCAGTGCCCGGTTCTCCAATACTCTCCGATATTTTGGTCTACAAAAAAGGACAGACTATGGACGATGCGGTAAGGGTCTATAGAAATCCTGTTGAGCACAATTACTTTCAGCTTTTTGATATTGAGCTACTTGCAGGTAAATATTTCGACGGCCCTGAAAGAGATACAGTTGTTTCCAAAGTCATACTTAACAAAACAGCAGCAGACAGGTTGGGTTATACCCCTGAAGAGGCCATTGGTGAAATGCTTTATTTCGACTTTCGTGATATGGAGTTTCAATATCGTATTGTTGGAGTAGTACACGATATCCATCAGGTGTCCCTTCATGATGAGATTTACCCTATGATATTTCAATTGTCTTATGGAAGCAGAACATCGAACATTGTGCTTGATGTTAATACTGACAACTATCAGCAATTGCTTTCAACTCTGGAGAGTGATTGGAAACAGGTCTTACCTGATACGCCCTTTGAATATTCTACCCTGGAAGACCATCTGGACAGACAATACGCTGCTGACAGCAATACTTTTGACCTGATCAAATACTTCGCAGTGATCTCCGTGATCATAAGTTGCCTCGGACTTTATGCTTTATCGATGTTTTTTGCAGAGCGAAGGTTTAAAGAAATCGGTGTGCGCAAGGCACTGGGAGCTGAGGTGAAGGACATCCTTTTTATGGTTTCCGGAGACCTTTCCAAGTTGATCATTATAGCTTTTGTACTCTCTGTGCCGATAAGTATTTACGGCATGAACTTGTGGCTGGAAACTTTTGCCTACCGGATAACACCCGGAGTTGGCACCTACCTGCTGGCCGGTTGCATATCAATCTTCATAGGCTGGGTCACGATTAGTTATCAATCTATTAGGGCGGCCAGAACTAACCCTGTTCACGTGCTAAAAGACGAATAG
- a CDS encoding sensor histidine kinase: MRKSFRYNVIFRVLLITALLAMLIYFFLVSKNYLRSTYFAIFLIIAIVEFIWYVDRTNRDFAAFLLALLQNDFTTTFSETAKGKSFNELHSAFNQITQKFKTISSEKEVQHIYLESLVDHVRVGILSYDEQEKIHLMNGALKSLLHKPQLLYLKGLEGTDKKLLKAIRHIKPRENKLVKIKIANQLLQLSLHASEFKLHGQYFKLVSFQNIKNELDANEMDAWQKLIRVLTHEIMNSVTPISSLSSTLYEIIEKENRNGSLDQDTIQKVLTGLDAVKSRSAGLQSFTEAYRNLTRIPPPHFKEVRVKDMLERIETLLKPDLRNIDFQITYTKEDIKIIADTDLLDQVLINILKNALEALEESENPRIQIAIDGRDKVKITIADNGPGIDEDKIDQVFVPFFTTKKGGSGIGLALSKQIVRLHNGTLQVESVPGQGTSFIIEL; the protein is encoded by the coding sequence ATGAGAAAAAGTTTCAGATACAATGTCATTTTCAGGGTACTGCTTATTACGGCGCTACTGGCTATGCTGATCTACTTCTTCCTTGTCAGCAAAAACTATCTCAGGAGCACATATTTTGCAATATTCCTGATAATAGCTATCGTTGAATTCATTTGGTATGTAGACCGTACCAACAGGGATTTTGCTGCATTTTTACTCGCCCTGCTTCAAAACGATTTTACCACTACTTTCTCAGAAACCGCCAAAGGAAAGTCATTCAACGAGTTACATTCGGCTTTCAATCAGATCACGCAAAAGTTTAAAACTATAAGCTCTGAAAAAGAAGTGCAGCATATTTACCTTGAATCACTCGTCGATCATGTCCGGGTAGGTATACTGAGCTATGATGAACAGGAGAAGATACATCTGATGAATGGCGCACTTAAAAGCCTCCTCCACAAGCCACAATTGCTCTACCTCAAAGGACTTGAGGGAACAGACAAGAAACTGCTTAAGGCCATACGCCATATAAAACCCCGGGAAAACAAGCTGGTTAAAATTAAAATAGCCAACCAGTTGCTGCAGTTGAGCCTCCATGCTTCTGAATTTAAGCTCCACGGACAATACTTTAAACTGGTATCTTTTCAGAATATAAAAAATGAGCTCGATGCCAACGAAATGGATGCATGGCAAAAACTAATCAGGGTGCTGACGCATGAAATTATGAATTCCGTTACACCTATTTCTTCTTTAAGCAGCACCCTATACGAGATTATTGAGAAAGAAAACAGAAACGGGTCACTTGACCAGGATACTATTCAAAAAGTACTGACAGGTTTGGATGCTGTAAAAAGCCGGAGTGCCGGTCTCCAGTCATTTACCGAAGCATACAGGAACCTTACCAGAATACCTCCCCCACACTTTAAAGAAGTACGTGTTAAGGATATGCTGGAAAGGATTGAAACACTTCTTAAACCTGACCTCAGAAACATTGATTTTCAAATAACCTATACGAAAGAAGACATCAAGATAATCGCCGACACTGACCTGCTGGACCAAGTACTCATCAACATCTTAAAAAACGCCCTGGAAGCTTTGGAGGAATCTGAAAATCCACGAATACAGATTGCCATCGATGGCCGTGACAAAGTTAAGATAACGATAGCCGATAATGGGCCGGGTATTGACGAAGATAAGATTGATCAGGTTTTTGTGCCTTTCTTCACAACCAAAAAAGGGGGATCAGGAATAGGCCTGGCTTTATCCAAACAAATCGTGAGGCTGCATAACGGCACTTTGCAGGTAGAATCCGTGCCCGGCCAGGGCACCTCTTTCATTATTGAACTATAA
- a CDS encoding CGNR zinc finger domain-containing protein, which produces MTQERSVDNISLHGGWLCLDFINTVHEWTVADPEDYLGTYEDVLRWCSKLGALPSEDINQLREAYLRYNDKEYKLLRPFIEGREVLYKLFISIIRQQQVMGDMQDKFNKLLSEALSKLSVDVGAGEEPSYYWEGKELKKPLYPVIKSAYDLLMSGKLNRVKECGACGWVFLDKSKNNSRRWCDMQACGSAVKAKRYYRKKKQEEQN; this is translated from the coding sequence ATGACACAAGAACGAAGCGTCGACAATATCAGCCTGCATGGTGGCTGGCTTTGCCTGGATTTTATCAATACCGTGCATGAATGGACTGTTGCTGACCCTGAAGATTACTTAGGCACCTATGAGGATGTATTGAGATGGTGCAGTAAACTGGGTGCTTTACCGTCGGAGGATATAAACCAGTTAAGGGAAGCGTACCTTCGATACAATGATAAAGAGTATAAGCTTCTAAGGCCTTTCATAGAGGGACGGGAGGTTTTATATAAGCTCTTTATATCTATCATCCGTCAGCAGCAGGTTATGGGAGACATGCAGGATAAATTTAATAAGCTGCTATCTGAGGCGTTGTCAAAATTAAGTGTTGATGTCGGTGCAGGCGAGGAGCCTTCCTATTACTGGGAAGGTAAGGAGTTGAAAAAACCTTTATATCCGGTTATCAAGTCAGCCTATGATCTGTTAATGTCAGGGAAGCTAAACCGCGTAAAGGAGTGTGGAGCCTGTGGGTGGGTATTTCTTGATAAAAGTAAGAACAACAGCAGGCGCTGGTGCGATATGCAGGCCTGTGGCAGTGCAGTAAAAGCCAAAAGATATTACAGAAAGAAAAAGCAGGAAGAGCAGAATTAG
- the mdh gene encoding malate dehydrogenase, whose product MMKITVVGAGNVGATCADVLAYREIANEVVLVDIKEGVAEGKALDIWQKAPINLYDTRTVGSTNDYSKTAGSDVVVITSGLPRKPGMTRDDLIETNAGIVKSVTDNVVKHSPEAIIIVVSNPLDVMTYQAHLSSKLPRTKVMGMAGILDTARYRAFLAEALNVSPKDIQAVLMGGHGDTMVPLPRYTTVGGIPVTELIEKDKLDAIIERTKTGGGELVKLMGTSAWYAPGSAAAQMAEAIVKDQRRVFPVCVKLEGEYGIDNCYLGVPVILGKNGIEKIIELDLNDEEKALLNTSRDHVKEVMEVLDKLNSK is encoded by the coding sequence ATTATGAAGATAACCGTAGTTGGGGCAGGTAATGTGGGCGCTACCTGTGCTGATGTACTAGCCTACAGAGAAATTGCCAATGAAGTAGTACTTGTAGATATTAAAGAAGGTGTTGCCGAAGGCAAAGCGCTGGATATCTGGCAGAAGGCACCTATCAACCTTTATGATACAAGGACTGTCGGATCAACAAATGACTATTCAAAAACAGCCGGTTCTGATGTGGTTGTGATTACCTCGGGTCTTCCGAGAAAACCTGGTATGACCCGTGATGACCTTATCGAAACCAATGCGGGTATTGTAAAGTCAGTGACTGATAATGTTGTCAAGCACTCTCCCGAGGCTATCATCATTGTGGTTTCTAACCCACTTGATGTAATGACTTACCAGGCTCACCTGAGCTCTAAACTGCCAAGAACAAAAGTAATGGGTATGGCCGGTATATTGGATACTGCCCGCTACAGAGCTTTCCTTGCTGAAGCATTAAATGTTTCTCCTAAAGATATTCAGGCAGTGCTGATGGGCGGTCATGGTGATACTATGGTTCCTCTTCCAAGATATACTACAGTAGGTGGTATCCCTGTAACAGAGCTTATCGAAAAAGATAAACTGGATGCGATCATCGAAAGAACCAAGACCGGTGGTGGTGAATTGGTAAAACTGATGGGAACTTCTGCATGGTATGCACCGGGTTCTGCTGCTGCTCAAATGGCTGAGGCTATTGTAAAAGATCAGAGAAGGGTATTCCCTGTGTGTGTGAAACTCGAAGGTGAGTATGGCATAGATAACTGCTACCTTGGTGTGCCTGTTATCCTGGGTAAAAATGGTATCGAAAAGATTATCGAACTGGATCTTAACGATGAAGAAAAGGCGCTTCTTAACACTTCCAGAGACCACGTAAAAGAGGTAATGGAGGTTTTGGATAAGCTTAATTCAAAATAA